The DNA sequence CTCACCGTGCCGGATCGAGCCGGCGTTGGTTCAACGCCGTCCGGACCGCGCAGTTGCCGCCCGACATCTGTACTAGGCCATCATGCCCGGGGCCGGTTCGTCGGCGACGTCGGCGGGTGGGCGTGGCCGGACGACCCGTGCCGCGGGTGGGCGGTGGGCGGGTGCGTCCGCGGGTCCGTCGGTGGGCCGACCGGGGAGGGGCTGCTCCCGGGCGGCACGGAAGGCCCCCGGACTCATGCCGACCTCGCGGGCGAAGAACCGCCCGAAGTTGGTCGGCTCGGAGAAGCCGAGCCGGCGGCCGATCGCGGCGACCGGCTCGTCGGTCGCCGCGAGCAGCCGCCGGGCCTGCAGGGCCACCCGGTCGTCGACGACCTGCTTGGCGCTGCGTCCGGTGACTGCCAGACATGCCCGGGTCAGGGTCCGCACCGAGCAGTCCAGGTTGGCGGCGTAGTCCTCCACTCGGCGGGTGTGTCGGTAGCCGCGCTCGACCTCTAGGCAGAGCCGCTGGAAGGTCACCGTCTCGGCGCGCGGCACGGATGTGGCGGCATCGGGCAGCAGGGAAACCCGCAGCAGCAGCACGGCCAGCTGATGACGGAGCAGGCCGGCGGCGCGGGCCACCCCGCGTTGCCGTTCGCAGTCCACCGCGAGTTGGCTGATCTCGGCGCTGAACACGTCCTCGTCCGCGCCGGCCAGTTGTCGCCAGGCCGGGACGGCGGCCGGGTCGACGTCGAACCCGCGCAGCGCCTCCGGCGCCCAACGCACCACGGTCGCGTTCAGCTCGGAAACCGAACACCGGAGCACCTGGCCGGTCCGGGCCCGCAGCAGTGTGCCGGGCCGGCACGGCTGGGCGGCGAAGTCCAGCTCCAGGCCCCCGTGCCCGTCGGTGACCAGGACGAGCAGGTCCCGGTCCAGCAGCGCCGGACGCCGCCACTCAGGATCAGGTACGAGGTCATCCAGAGCGAGTGTCTCGATCTCGGGCGGCGCGCAGATCGGACCGGCGGAGGGCTGACCAGGAGGAACCATCACCTGCGACGGTAGCCCGCGGCGACGACTGCCGCACCCCGGGCCACGCGCCGCGCTCGCGCGGATGATCCGGGCACATATGTGCCCGGATCATCCGCGCGAGGGCGCG is a window from the Micromonospora sp. WMMA1363 genome containing:
- a CDS encoding helix-turn-helix domain-containing protein — encoded protein: MVPPGQPSAGPICAPPEIETLALDDLVPDPEWRRPALLDRDLLVLVTDGHGGLELDFAAQPCRPGTLLRARTGQVLRCSVSELNATVVRWAPEALRGFDVDPAAVPAWRQLAGADEDVFSAEISQLAVDCERQRGVARAAGLLRHQLAVLLLRVSLLPDAATSVPRAETVTFQRLCLEVERGYRHTRRVEDYAANLDCSVRTLTRACLAVTGRSAKQVVDDRVALQARRLLAATDEPVAAIGRRLGFSEPTNFGRFFAREVGMSPGAFRAAREQPLPGRPTDGPADAPAHRPPAARVVRPRPPADVADEPAPGMMA